The following is a genomic window from Bordetella sp. H567.
GGTGGCGGACCCGCTGACGTTCCGGGTGCTGCCCTGGGCGCCGCACACGGGCTGGGTCCTGTGCGACGTCTATTTCGCCAATGGCAAACCGGTGCCCTTCGCCACACGCCATCTGTACGGACGCGCCCTGGCGGAGCTGGACCAGCGCGGCTATGAATTCATCTCGGGCCTGGAGGTGGAGTTCCATGTATTCAAGGTGAACGACGCCCGCATGAAGCCCGAGCACGCGGGCCAGCCTGGGGAGCCGCCGGACGTCGACGTGCTGACGCATGGCTATCAATACCTGACGGAGCTGCGCTACGACGCGGTGGATTCGGTCATCGAGATGATCCGCCGCGGCATCGACGGGCTGGAGCTGCCGGTGCGCACGCTGGAGGTCGAGTACGGGCCCAGCCAGCTGGAGTTCACCTTCGCCCCGTCGGGCGGGATCCGCAGCGCGGACGACATGGTCCTGTTCCGCAGCGCGGTCAAGCAGATCTGCCAGCGCAACGGCTATCACGCGACCTTCATGTGCCGCCCGCGGATTCCCAATGTGGTGTCCAGCGGCTGGCACCTGCATCAGTCGCTGGTGCGCAAGTCCGATGGCAAGAATGCCTTCATGCCGTCGGCAGAGGGGCCGATGCTGTCGGAAGTCGGCCAGCACTACCTGGCCGGCCTGCTCGCGCATGCCCAGGCGGCGACCGCCCTGTCCACGCCCACCATCAACGGCTACAAGCGATATCGGCCGTATTCGAACGCGCCCGACCGGGCAAGCTGGGGCAGGGACAATCGCGGCGTCATGGCGCGCGTGCTGGGCGGCAGGAACGATCCCGCCACGCGGATAGAAAACCGCGTGGGCGAGCCGGCGGCCAACCCCTATCTATACCTTGGTTCGCAGATCCTGTCCGGCATGGATGGCATGGACCGGAAACTGGCGCTGGGCCCGTCGGCGGATGTGCCTTACGAAGCCGAGGCGCCGGCGCTGCCCCATACCCTGGCGGACGCGATCGAGGCGCTGCGCGGCGATGCTTGCCTGCGCCGCGGCCTGGGGTCGCAGTTCATCGACTATTTCTGCAAGTTGAAGGAAGCGGAAATCCAACGCTTCAACCTCGAAGTCACCGAGTGGGAACACCGCGAGTATTTCGGGACCTTCTGACGGCGCGTCGCCGTTCATCCCTGTGCGGAGCTGAATCATGCCTATCATCACTTACATCCTGCGCGACGGCGCCCGCCGAGAGGTCGACGTGCCCGAAGGCACGAGCGTCATGGAGGCCGCCGTACGCGAGAACATACGGGGCATCGACGCCGAATGCGGCGGATGCCTGTCCTGTGCGACCTGCCATGTCTATATCGATGCTTCTTCCACCGGCGCGATTCCCGATCCCGAGGACGAAGAGACCGAACTCCTGGAAGGCGTCGCCGCCGAACGCCGCCCGGAAAGCCGGCTCAGCTGCCAGATCATCGTGACGCAGGCTGCCGCCGGGCTGGTCGTGCGTATCCCGGACCACCAGGGGTGATGCCATGCAAGCGAACCTAGTGGTGATAGGGGCGTCCTATGCCGGCGTGCAGATCGCGGCATCGGTGCGCGAGCAGGGTCATGAAGGGCGCGTCGTCATGGTCGGCGACGAGCATGCCGAGCCCTACCATCGTCCGCCGCTGTCCAAGGCCTTCCTGGCCGGCAACTACGACCCCGGCCGGCTGCAGCTGCGGTCGCCGGCCTTCTTCGAGGAGGCGCGCATCGAACTGCGGTCCGGCGTGCGCGCCGTGCGGGTGGACCGCGCTGCGCACACCGTCGAACTGGACGACGGCAGCCGGCTGCCCTACGACAAGCTGGCGTTCGCGACGGGTGCCCGGCCACGCAGGCTGGACTGCGACGGCGCCGGGCTGCGGGGCGTGCATTATCTGCGCAGCCTGCGCGACGCCGCCGAGCTTGCCATCGAGATGCTGTCGGCGCGTAGCGCGGTCGTGGTGGGCGGCGGGTATATCGGCCTGGAAGTCGCCGCCTCGCTGGTCAAGGCCGGCGTCGCCGTGACGGTGGTGGAGGCCGCCGAGCGCGTACTGGCGCGCGTGTCCTCGCCCTGGATGTCCGCGTTCGTGGACCAGGTGCACCGGGACCAGGGTGTCCGGTTCGCGCTGGGACGCAAGGTCGCCGCCGTGCGTGGAGAACAGGGGCAGGTGCGCGGCGTCGAACTGGATGACGGCACGTTGCTGGCGTGCGACCTGGTCGTTGCCGGCATCGGCATCGAACCCAATGTGGAGCTTGCGGCGGATTGCGGCCTGGCCGTGCAAGGCGGTATCCTCGTCGACCAAATGGCCCGCACCAGCGATCCCGATATCGTGGCTGCCGGGGACTGCGCGTCTTTCCGGTGCGTCTGGATGCCCCCCGGCACGCCGGCGTGCCGGATCGAATCGGTGCAGAACGCGAACGACATGGCAAGGACCGCGGCGGCCACGCTGGTGGGCCGCA
Proteins encoded in this region:
- a CDS encoding glutamine synthetase family protein → MSFVEIHGLWNAEQHAAHAAHLERLKGSGVQLVRFSFPDQHGLLRGKTLVLDEAIKAFKSGVTCTTTLFAKDTSHRTVFPVFSHGGGFDMPEMQGACDTLLVADPLTFRVLPWAPHTGWVLCDVYFANGKPVPFATRHLYGRALAELDQRGYEFISGLEVEFHVFKVNDARMKPEHAGQPGEPPDVDVLTHGYQYLTELRYDAVDSVIEMIRRGIDGLELPVRTLEVEYGPSQLEFTFAPSGGIRSADDMVLFRSAVKQICQRNGYHATFMCRPRIPNVVSSGWHLHQSLVRKSDGKNAFMPSAEGPMLSEVGQHYLAGLLAHAQAATALSTPTINGYKRYRPYSNAPDRASWGRDNRGVMARVLGGRNDPATRIENRVGEPAANPYLYLGSQILSGMDGMDRKLALGPSADVPYEAEAPALPHTLADAIEALRGDACLRRGLGSQFIDYFCKLKEAEIQRFNLEVTEWEHREYFGTF
- a CDS encoding 2Fe-2S iron-sulfur cluster-binding protein, translated to MPIITYILRDGARREVDVPEGTSVMEAAVRENIRGIDAECGGCLSCATCHVYIDASSTGAIPDPEDEETELLEGVAAERRPESRLSCQIIVTQAAAGLVVRIPDHQG
- a CDS encoding NAD(P)/FAD-dependent oxidoreductase, which codes for MQANLVVIGASYAGVQIAASVREQGHEGRVVMVGDEHAEPYHRPPLSKAFLAGNYDPGRLQLRSPAFFEEARIELRSGVRAVRVDRAAHTVELDDGSRLPYDKLAFATGARPRRLDCDGAGLRGVHYLRSLRDAAELAIEMLSARSAVVVGGGYIGLEVAASLVKAGVAVTVVEAAERVLARVSSPWMSAFVDQVHRDQGVRFALGRKVAAVRGEQGQVRGVELDDGTLLACDLVVAGIGIEPNVELAADCGLAVQGGILVDQMARTSDPDIVAAGDCASFRCVWMPPGTPACRIESVQNANDMARTAAATLVGRTEPHVSLPWFWSDQYDLKLQMAGLSAGATEYAVRGSVEQRKFSVFYFRGEHLAAVDSVNRPQDHMLARKLLAARVPVEPAQARDAGFDLKSLLASTAEAR